The Sabethes cyaneus chromosome 1, idSabCyanKW18_F2, whole genome shotgun sequence DNA segment gtaggggtggtgattgtcggctttacggacgatatcaccttggaagtcagcggtgaatctatcagagaagttgagttgacggctgcccactctataagaaTTGTTGAacattggatgcgatccaggaaactggacctagcgcatcataaaacggaggttatcgtggtgaacaaccgcaagtcggtgcagcaagcaaatatcagggtcggggactgcactatttcgtcaacgcagtcattaaaactccttggagtaatgatcgacgacaagctcaagttcgggagccatgtcgactatgcctgcaagaaggcttccacagctatttcggcattgtctcgtatgatgtctaatagctctgcggtatatggcagcaatgcgaaggctattagccaacgtggtccagtatGTCCTCAGTGCGCATTGTCAAATCCTTAAAACTATCGGTCTAGTAGGGAGTTTGTATATTGGCGGGTTCGTACggtggcttatgcctcttgatcgtactgttttgcgaagggcgaagtaggctcgatgtcatgcttgaatacgtcgctggatctcctcatttgtgttgctgtccgcggccaccagcgatcccacatacacgaactcatcaaccacttctgtTTCGTCGCTGTCAATAATTACCGTTAGCGAAAAGCGCACGTTGAATGTGCGAACacagcgcactacttgcgacgtagttgcgacacacagaacaagaataaaaccgaatgtcgcacgtcgattattacggttttcaactgcaacaacgaAACAATACAGAGTGgtgacatgtcatcccaaaagtatgcaatgagtattttctttctctttcctgcatacacGTTGGATTGGtcatctgctcgattggaattcgctatgtgcgcgaaacggtgctgccacctgccCAAGTTTGATCTATTTGTGAGgtcggtgcacaggtttgtgaaagagtgaaaaggatagacaaaactttgcaccaaatcttcacaaactttccatacggcagttccatgagagtacaagagatcgatttgtgcttacatagcgaatgaCACTGGCAGATAACTGGCACTGGCAGTTGGATTGGTCATCTGCTCGATTAGCTCGATCTGCTCGACACTGGCAgataattctagatagaattaaccttggaattaacaaaagggcgaatgtcgcaaatgtaaacaaaacgggtgagagttatttttttcttaaccagtataggaaaatcaaccctcactcgatttgtttacgcttgcgacattcgcccttttgttaattctatcttcaattatcattccaactttgacattgtcgccactctatataaaGTCACTCTAGAGCAGTTATGTTCTATAGTTTTCGagcaattgattttttttcaaaaatctggcatcttTGGTTGTTTGTTCGCCGactccaaggggtttccagaaAGACAAACAGGCTAGGTGCGTTGTAATCAGGAATTATTTTAGTAGTCCGTTTATGTCCTAATTTCGAAATCAATGGTAATAAATgtaataatcaatgataatttTAAGTAATTACTAGTAATCGATGCTAATTGTTACTTGTGAAGGGATACCAATAATCAATGATGATCTGTGTtgcaatttattattttttgtttgaggtATGTTGTAATCACTGCTGTTTGAAACCCCTAGGCTGGCTCCTGTCTCTTCGTTTCGCCACATCTGACAAACAGGATTTAGCTTCGTTACTGTTGTGCAAACTTTTTGTTTTGCGTTTTCCGAAAAGTGTGGAAATTCTTTACAAAGAACGAGTTTCTGCTTTGGGCTAatattattcaataaaaatattgttaaaatgGGTGAAGCCGACGATACAGCAAAAAAGGTACGTACCGTTAGCTATTTCGATTCACTAGACAAAAGACTAGAATGGCCGCTGTTTTGACTGTTGTTCTTAACAATTGCATGATTCCGATATAATGCAGTAAATCGTTTTGTAATTTGCTTCATTTTTTTTGCCTTAGTTTTATGACATTGCATACTTATCTATACAATCATCAAAATATTAATTTAGCCTAATGTTAGTGATTAACGGAACGACAAAGTAACTACGCAAAAAGTAAGGTTACCGTACAAGGCGTGCTAATATGCTAGTAATAAAACTTATGCATAAATTGTAATATTCATTCACGTTTGTGAAAACTCAACGATTAGCAAATATCTACATAGATATTCATTAAGCTACGTGAAATCCTTCCAGAGTTTACCACAATAGACAACTAATTTAATATTTCaattgacaattgaaatctcTTTAACACATGTGAACAATTTGTTTAAGGTCCAGGAGTACAAAGACAATCTAATCAAGAAAGCTGAAGAACTCATCATTAAAGGATTCCCTGAAAAAATTGTTAAGCTGAATGATTTGCTTTCAACTCCACAGTTTTCTGAGAGAAATTTCTCCGATGTCTACCAGGTTTGTGATTTGCTACCAAAGAAGTGGATAACATTTGAAATCATTCAACATTTTACAGGATCTCAACATTCCAGTGCCAGATCCAATTGATCTAAACAATGCCGATGCGGAGAAACCCGAATCTGACGAGCCAGCCGCAAAACGTCCTCGCGTTGATTTGTCTACGATTAGTGGCACAAAAGTAATGGCGTTGCCAAATGGCCGTGTTCAATGTAATACGCCAATCTGTGAGCTGATCGAAGTGGTTAAACCGGTTATCCGTTCCCTGGTTGAAGATTCTAATCTGCTCAAGATGTGGATCTCATTTATGATTCCTAAGATTGAAGATGGCAATAACTTTGGAGTTTCAATCCAGGAAGACACCTTGGCAGAAATACAGTCGGTTGAAACAGAAGCGGCTGCTTTCTTCGATCAAATTTCTAGATACTTTGTATCCCGAGCGAAGATAGTTTCTAAAGTTGCGAAATATCCACATATTGATGATTATCGTCGTGCCGTTCAGGTAAGGAGAGATTCTTCAGTAATCGACTAACCCGATAATATTCTATTCACTATTCACACAGGAACTTGACGAAAAAgaatttttaagtttatggCTAGTATTGAGCGAGGTAAGGAATCGTTATTGTTCATTGCATGACATTGTCatcaaaaatatggaaaaattgaaaaagcccAGATCATCCAATGCTGAAAGTTTGTATTAAATACGAATAACTGAAAAGGGTGTTACGGTCATTGACGAGATACGGTGAAGATTACATTTttccagttttatttttttaaacctGAGTCACATGAGAACGACGGCACATAGACAACGCCTGCAAACAAAAAATTCCAACTTAATTATATAGCTTTACGATTGATTTGTTTAAATTTCCAGTGCCCCAGAACATCAATTCTTGAAAACAATCGATAGTTGCAAGAGATAGAAACTATTAATAGTTACAGCATTCATGTTAAATAAAGCAAGAATGTTGTATTATTGCCGCATACAAAATAAGTACCAGCCTATAAATGTTAAAATGTCTTTCGTATTATTTAAATTCGACTGTCCTGCTGACAAGACTACGGTTATCCTCACCCTGATTTCCGGAAAATGGCATCAAATATACATTTTAAAGATATGTGTTGGATTTTTGTTAATTCCCATCAACCTGATGTCCTTGCATTCTTTTCACAATCGCTTCCATATACGAGATACCGTAAATATTAGAAATATTAGAAATTAAATAAGAGCTTGCCCCATACCAGGCaatattaggccattgcaaatcatattaaaagtttttgtcacccccccttgaaaattggcttgaaaaatcggggggcaaaaaaataatttgtaggatatgagtcaaatcaattgtctgtgggctctatagtctgaaaaactcgaaaaatgagtctccgagttgaattaacgcttctagcacgaaacagaaatggaaattcgaacaatggaatttccgaaaatcgtccaaaaaaaatttccttcgtttttgacttttttcgtatatttttgcatagaaaataataacgtatatattataagcaagaatagattcggttttcacgtttaaaccttaaataaaaattcttcaaatccatgtttttttttgctcgattaaaaaattcactttgtttttttttcgccccccccttcagtggccgaacaccggaaggacaaaaactttataaaatatttgtaatggccttactacAGTAAAAATAATGACACAAAGATGAAGATATCTTCCTCATGTGTTCTGTAGCTTGCAGCTTCATTTGCAGAACGCTAAAAAATTTTATATCCGAAATTGTGATTTAGTTTTGTTTATATGATTAGATTCAGGTGGGGTAGTCAAATGGAATCGTGATTCTTTAgcacaaaaaagcaaagccttgggcaggCTGTTTGAGTGCATGTATCCGCCCAGCCAACATTCGAACACGGAGAGAAAagttccagtttgtttcaaactatatgatttataaaataatttcaaagcaacctgaaaatattgttgttgcgAACCGAAATTTTAATCTCTACTGCTTTCGACAAGTGGTAGCGCAATTAGTACATCGAGTTGTTCGCACCTGTGCGGCATTTTTCCGTTGTTCGTCAGGGAATGCCGCCCAACAAATGGCTCCAAACATTTCGTCGGTCGCCCTCATTAACGCTATAAAACAGTTCATAGCTCGACGCGTaagacttctcgctcgattcacaACATTGACTGCAGCTGTCCATATGGAATGCATTCTCAACTCCAGGCCTCTCACACCTCTCCTCTTCGTGTTGACACCCGGAAACTTTCTAGTCGGAGAACCGATGTTTTCTATTCCTGAACCTGATGTTTCTGATGTCAAGATTTCCAAACTGTCTCGTTTTTAGGAAGCACGTCGTAGGGTCCAAAGTTTTTGGACGGCTTGGCTGTGGAATTTTTTATCTTTGCTACATCAGCGCTCTAAATGAAAGGAGACAACGAAGAACATTCAATCTGGTCATCCTGAAACAAGACAATTACCCGTCGTTTACTTGGCCACTTGGACGAGTTATTCAAACATTTGTGTGGTAGGTGGAAAATACCTGCGAACAATATATGCGCCAACAAAGGGCTGGATACTGTATACACGCGGTTATCGGTTAACAGCAACTCTGACACGACAATCCGCGGATCACAGCAGCAACGGATTAGAGCATGCTAGGAAATTCCTTCATAGAATCGACCTCTTTTCCTGCTGGACCGACAACGAGGTAAGATTTGTGATTGATATACTCCCTGCGCTACCTGGTGAGGCCACACAACATTTGCTGGAACGGATGATTCAGTACGCGTCGTCCTGGTGCAAACTAGACGTGGCCTCTGCAAACGTCCTGTTACGAAGATTTGCGTTTTACCAATCGGGGGAGGAAACCAGTCAGACAAATCAATTCGTCGAGGCTTCTCAATCAAATCACCAAGGATAGTTAAACCGGACGGGTTCAACGCGGCTCACTTTGTTAAGAGGAGGAATTCAACTCTGAGCATGATTAATTACGAATTAAGTTAGGaaagttttccgttttattctactaCGTAActagattctgctaagacgttcaccgtaataacttttaattttagataagtttattattaatcttattattattattgtataTTTTAATTCATCGAACACATAGGTCCACATAAATTAACTTACAACTATTTAAATCGTGAAAATTGATACAAGTACAATCGGTTTTTGAATACATTGACatcaatattaaaatcaaattggccaaacacaaaattaaaaactacACACATCCCTCTAATGGGTTCGTTCTGCGCGTACGCGGTTCGATGAAAGTCTAGCCTGCGAAATTGTCGAAGCCGGAACATTAATCTGCCTCAAAATTTCGGGAGCATCTATGTCGTCTTTTAGTAGTTTACCAATGAACGCAGCTCTTGCAATGTCGCGCCTATTCTCCAAAGTATTCACGCCAAGCAGCGCACATCGACTTTCGTAAGGTGGCAAGTCGTTCGGACTATCCCAAGACAAAAACCTCAAAGTGTAacgaataatttttttctgaacaGCTTTGATCCTTTTGATCCAGACATCATGATATGTACTCCACATCACGGTTGCCGTTTCAAGTATTAACCGCACAAGCGAGAAGTACAGTGACGTTCCGCGGTTCCGATTAGCCTTTGCTACAATATAAGAGTATTGGTCTCTAAACGAAAGTTGTGTATCGAACAGGATTTCGAGATCCTTGAAGGTTGAGACTCTATCTATCAACTCATTCCCAATCCTGTACTGCCAGTGTAGTGGATTCTTTTTACGAGTGTAAGAGATAATGGCACATTTTTCCCGCTGATTTCCATGTGATTTGCAGAATACCAACCTACAAACAAGTCTATCATCCATTGTAGCTGCTTGCAATCCTCTATAGACTTCACccttaaataaattttcaagtcATCAGCGTAAAACATTCTGCATCCAATGGGTATAGCGTAACAAACATCGTTGATGAATATGGGAAAAAGGTAACGTTCCAAGGTTACTCCCTTGTTGTACACCAGAAGCACTTCCAAAATCATTCGATTCGTGGAATCCCAGTTTCACACGCATTCGACGATTAGCGAGATATGATGTTACCCATTGCACAAAGCTAGCTGGTGCACCTAACCGGTCGATTTTGGCGACTAAAATCTTATGATTGACTCTGTCAAACGAAGATTTCAGATCCGTGTAGACGGTATCAACCTGGATGCCTTCGCCCATACTGACCATACAATGTGACGTGAATTGTACTAAGTTTGTGGAAATAGATCTTGCAGGAAAGAAGCC contains these protein-coding regions:
- the LOC128732932 gene encoding proteasome activator complex subunit 3-like isoform X2; the encoded protein is MGEADDTAKKEYKDNLIKKAEELIIKGFPEKIVKLNDLLSTPQFSERNFSDVYQDLNIPVPDPIDLNNADAEKPESDEPAAKRPRVDLSTISGTKVMALPNGRVQCNTPICELIEVVKPVIRSLVEDSNLLKMWISFMIPKIEDGNNFGVSIQEDTLAEIQSVETEAAAFFDQISRYFVSRAKIVSKVAKYPHIDDYRRAVQELDEKEFLSLWLVLSEVRNRYCSLHDIVIKNMEKLKKPRSSNAESLY
- the LOC128732932 gene encoding proteasome activator complex subunit 3-like isoform X1, with the translated sequence MGEADDTAKKVQEYKDNLIKKAEELIIKGFPEKIVKLNDLLSTPQFSERNFSDVYQDLNIPVPDPIDLNNADAEKPESDEPAAKRPRVDLSTISGTKVMALPNGRVQCNTPICELIEVVKPVIRSLVEDSNLLKMWISFMIPKIEDGNNFGVSIQEDTLAEIQSVETEAAAFFDQISRYFVSRAKIVSKVAKYPHIDDYRRAVQELDEKEFLSLWLVLSEVRNRYCSLHDIVIKNMEKLKKPRSSNAESLY